The following coding sequences are from one Dermacentor silvarum isolate Dsil-2018 chromosome 4, BIME_Dsil_1.4, whole genome shotgun sequence window:
- the LOC119450349 gene encoding LOW QUALITY PROTEIN: phosphatidylinositol 4-phosphate 3-kinase C2 domain-containing subunit alpha-like (The sequence of the model RefSeq protein was modified relative to this genomic sequence to represent the inferred CDS: deleted 2 bases in 2 codons), with protein sequence MTRRNARRRFKVVPRVRAIMSLNPEVTTAPSHRFRFIPGRLIRKRPNHHSRKLLEKLEKLVSQVEPDDSPYAGLLISPTLQNNSDETFDVKLKIFAEDLHKPVSFTCPAATRVGYLVDSLKPFLGDSKGSFVFKVTGLDEYLSNETVLSDYEYICACRRLGKTAWLTLISLDAVQRPWTLVTCEECDLDVGGGGGESSSGNYIGYEDVRERVINFENAADRLIADAQKSPTSAAGNGGDLLASAEEVRRAVVDLCVLVGETETGDVHRSTVNLINFLREIVFDNRDAVDATRKAFLVGRFVEDIEMALARFLDMHSERRLVEFAVDFLDDRVYRRTYDYAVDSNELFGPRIEMATQLQKWWLHEYDTFTVDCALTYGERLLSHQATRKVCVTQKFFQCVNFDERVVFKTATIRSLPRETKLYMTLIGHREGVDQVLGWTALNVFADRDHFNGGEFLLGLWSSETVSPRGPACASERDKGYLHVSLPYVRNPAALSKSISREPQEAIKKPFHSLSADIQRTLLDLTVNDVSQPLPQSVRDMVWHYRHYLCDFPSLLPHLLRHPACWNAANIDETYMLVRAWCPLSPEEALTLLSPTFPDSLVRKYAVRSLQSVGSDELSLYLAQLVESLRFQTWDDSFLAVFLLQRARQSVRLAHQLFWWLTGMINEPLMRHRALVMRKALFFIAGEKVSASLLTQVIIDDMLAETARNIKDASDSQKQEVMRRDLSKLNESLKTLKLRLPLDPAISVESIDIDTCCIFPSKTLPFKLVFRSSEEAAEKIEVIYKAGDDLRQDMLMLSVIRLMDKLWLESGMDMKMLTFKCIATGENHGFVEAVRDVSTLRAIQTAHSGVTGAFNNRTITDWFWKHNPSRAQYQAAVDNFIKSCAGCCVATYVLGVGDRHNDNILLSTSGHMLHIDFSKVLGRAETLGGIKRDRAPVALTPDMVYVIRRNAGEAHFVRLCCEAYNVIRRNSNLLLALFSIMKYSGMVDVDRDALAYLHRSMSLDATDEQAARHFEKRIRESVMTLATSFNFFIHNLAVLGAATRGECALKLSFNPRDFSVAAEGRIVRLRVEGIRLRYHPERYYVYVVAVTREFPPTQSVVRTYKQFLELYSKMSKKFPDYDFCPLSRGTVFSSESDESLAQRRKRYIQEFLDSVMALPDEVAHYRLMYSFFHPLPRDLELRDKVPITIAT encoded by the exons CTCGCCGGAGGTTCAAGGTGGTTCCGAGGGTTCGCGCCATCATGAGCCTAAACCCGGAAGTGACGACCGCTCCTTCGCACCGGTTCCGGTTCATTCCTGGCCGGCTGATCCGGAAACGGCCCAACCACCACAGCCGGAAGCTGCTGGAAAAGCTCGAGAAGCTCGTTTCGCAG GTGGAGCCAGACGACAGCCCGTACGCCGGCCTGCTCATCAGTCCGACGTTGCAGAATAACTCCGATGAAACGTTTGACGTGAAGCTCAAGATATTTGCGGAGGATCTTCACAAGCCGGTGTCGTTCACGTGTCCCGCCGCTACTCGGGTCGGCTACCTGGTGGACAGCCTCAAACCTTTCCTGGGAGACTCTAAGGGCTCGTTCGTCTTTAAGGTGACAGGCCTAGACGAGTACCTCTCCAACGAAACTGTTCTTAGTGACTACGAATACATCTGCGCCTGCCGTCGACTAGGAAAAACAGCTTGGCTGACGTTGATAAGCCTGGACGCCGTGCAGCGACCGTGGACGCTGGTGACTTGTGAAGAGTGCGACTTGGAcgtaggcggcggcggcggcgaatcGTCTTCCGGCAACTACATCGGCTATGAAGACGTCAGGGAACGAGTTATCAATTTCGAAAACGCGGCAGACCGCTTGATCGCCGACGCCCAGAAATCACCAACGTCCGCGGCGGGGAATGGCGGTGACCTCCTGGCTTCTGCTGAAGAGGTCAGGAGGGCGGTGGTGGATCTGTGCGTGCTGGTGGGAGAGACAGAAACCGGAGACGTGCACAGGTCGACAGTGAACCTCATAAACTTCTTGCGTGAAATCGTGTTCGATAACAGAGACGCAGTGGACGCCACGAGAAAGGCGTTCCTGGTCGGCCGCTTCGTCGAGGACATCGAAATGGCGCTGGCGAGGTTCCTAGACATGCACTCGGAAAGGCGTCTCGTCGAGTTCGCGGTGGATTTCCTCGACGATAGGGTGTACCGGAGGACTTACGACTACGCGGTCGACAGCAACGAGCTGTTCGGACCCCGGATCGAAATGGCGACGCAGCTCCAAAAGTGGTGGCTCCACGAGTACGACACCTTCACGGTAGACTGTGCGCTCACGTACGGCGAACGCCTGCTCAGCCACCAGGCGACGCGCAAGGTGTGCGTGACCCAAAAGTTTTTCCAGTGCGTAAACTTCGACGAACGGGTGGTATTTAAGACCGCGACGATCCGATCGCTGCCCCGCGAGACGAAACTGTACATGACTCTAATAGGGCACCGAGAAGGCGTTGACCAGGTACTCGGTTGGACCGCACTGAACGTCTTCGCTGACAGGGATCACTTCAACGGCGGCGAGTTCCTCCTGGGTCTGTGGTCGTCCGAGACGGTGTCACCGCGTGGACCAGCCTGTGCCAGCGAGCGGGACAAAGGTTACCTGCACgtcagtttgccctacgtcagaAACCCGGCTGCGCTTTCAAAATCCATATCGCGTGAACCTCAAGAAGCAATAAAGAAACCCTTCCACAGTCTCAGTGCGGACATACAAAGGACTCTTCTCGACCTGACGGTGAACGACGTCTCCCAGCCGCTGCCCCAAAGCGTTCGCGACATGGTATGGCACTACCGCCACTACCTCTGTGACTTTCCGAGCCTGTTGCCGCACTTACTGCGACACCCTGCCTGTTGGAACGCCGCAAACATCGACGAGACGTACATGCTGGTGCGAGCTTGGTGTCCGCTAAGCCCCGAGGAGGCGCTTACGCTTCTCTCCCCAACATTCCCCGACAGCCTAGTGCGCAAGTACGCCGTGCGCTCCCTGCAAAGTGTCGGCAGTGACGAACTGTCTCTCTACTTGGCTCAGCTGGTAGAGTCTCTAAGGTTCCAGACGTGGGACGATTCGTTCTTGGCTGTCTTTCTGCTGCAAAGGGCGCGACAGAGTGTCCGGCTCGCGCACCAGCTGTTCTGGTGGCTCACGGGAATGATT AACGAGCCACTTATGCGTCACAGGGCGTTGGTCATGCGAAAGGCGCTATTTTTCATCGCCGGGGAGAAGGTCTCAGCCAGCTTACTCACGCAGGTCATAATCGACGACATGCTAGCGGAGACGGCACGCAATATCAAAGACGCCAGCGACAGCCAAAAGCAGGAAGTGATGCGCCGAGACTTGTCCAAGCTGAACGAATCCTTAAAGACCCTCAAGTTGCGGTTACCTCTAGACCCCGCTATAAGCGTCGAGTCCATCGATATCGACACGTGTTGCATATTTCCCTCAAAGACCCTGCCCTTCAAGCTCGTCTTCAGGTCATCCGAAGAGGCAGCAGAGAAGATCGAGGTCATCTACAAGGCGGGCGACGACCTACGTCAGGACATGCTCATGCTTAGCGTTATCCGACTGATGGACAAGCTGTGGCTGGAAAGCGGCATGGATATGAAGATGCTGACTTTTAAATGTATCGCGACAGGCGAAAATCATGGTTTTGTGGAGGCCGTCCGCGACGTTTCCACGCTCCGGGCCATACAGACAGCACACTCCGGTGTTACAGGGGCCTTCAACAACCGCACCATCACCGACTGGTTCTGGAAGCACAACCCGTCTCGCGCTCAGTACCAGGCGGCAGTAGACAACTTCATCAAGTCTTGCGCTGGCTGCTGCGTGGCCACGTACGTGCTCGGTGTGGGCGACCGGCACAACGACAACATCCTCCTCTCCACATCTGGCCACATGCTGCACATTGACTTCTCCAAGGTGCTGGGACGCGCCGAGACACTGGGAGGAATCAAAAGGGACCGAGCCCCGGTCGCGCTCACGCCGGACATGGTGTACGTCATACGCCGGAACGCCGGCGAGGCCCACTTTGTGCGACTCTGTTGCGAGGCCTACAACGTGATTCGTCGAAACTCCAACCTCCTGCTGGCGCTCTTCAGCATCATGAAGTACTCCGGCATGGTCGACGTCGACCGTGACGCGCTCGCCTACCTGCACCGGTCCATGTCGCTCGACGCGACCGACGAACAGGCGGCGAGGCACTTCGAGAAACGCATCCGCGAGAGCGTCATGACCCTGGCGACCAGCTTCAACTTCTTCATCCACAACCTCGCCGTGCTCGGGGCGGCCACGAGAGGCGAGTGCGCGCTGAAACTGTCGTTCAACCCCCGCGACTTCAGCGTCGCCGCCGAAGGGCGCATCGTGCGGCTGCGCGTCGAAGGGATCCGACTGCGCTACCACCCGGAGCGTTACTACGTGTACGTGGTCGCGGTGACGCGCGAGTTCCCGCCTACCCAGTCA GTGGTGCGCACCTACAAGCAGTTCCTCGAGCTGTACAGCAAGATGAGCAAGAAGTTTCCCGATTACGACTTTTGTCCGCTCTCGCGGGGCACGGTGTTCAGCTCCGAGAGCGACGAGTCATTGGCACAGCGGCGCAAGCGCTACATCCAGGAATTTCTCGACTCGGTCATGGCACTGCCGGACGAAGTGGCCCACTACAGGCTCATGTACAGCTTCTTTCACCCACTTCCGCGCGACCTGGAACTGAGAGACAAGGTACCCATCACAATAGCTACGTGA